One Ardenticatenales bacterium genomic region harbors:
- a CDS encoding carotenoid biosynthesis protein, giving the protein MPAFPPPRNWGKTLPGYAWFLGAWLVVMILTPILDAIFGAPARPWVISAGVLLQLLTVLAILSQQWPPRRTLTTTAAVFLLAWGVEAIGSTTGLPFGRYAYTPTLQPQIRHVPLIIPLAWMMMLPPAWAVGSRIARGSGGLRFALASGLAFTAWDFFLDPQMVHWGFWVWQEPGGYFGIPWLNYLGWFIVASLLTLILRPHALPVRPLLLIYTITWALETIGLILFWGLIGPGLVGGLVMGGMLAWAYATRKDTSPLTTPAVEVAR; this is encoded by the coding sequence ATGCCGGCATTTCCACCTCCACGCAACTGGGGGAAAACCCTGCCCGGTTACGCCTGGTTTCTCGGTGCCTGGCTGGTCGTCATGATACTCACCCCCATCCTCGACGCCATCTTCGGCGCACCGGCCCGTCCCTGGGTTATCAGTGCCGGCGTCCTGCTCCAGCTTCTCACCGTCCTGGCTATCCTTAGCCAACAATGGCCGCCGCGGCGCACGCTAACCACCACCGCCGCCGTCTTCCTCCTCGCCTGGGGCGTCGAAGCCATTGGCTCCACCACCGGCCTCCCATTCGGACGCTACGCCTACACCCCCACCCTCCAGCCACAAATCCGGCACGTCCCCCTCATTATCCCCCTGGCCTGGATGATGATGCTGCCCCCCGCGTGGGCCGTCGGCAGCCGGATCGCGCGCGGATCAGGCGGTCTCCGCTTCGCCCTTGCCAGCGGTCTGGCCTTCACCGCGTGGGACTTCTTCCTGGACCCCCAAATGGTGCATTGGGGCTTCTGGGTATGGCAGGAACCGGGCGGCTACTTCGGCATTCCCTGGCTAAACTACCTCGGCTGGTTCATCGTCGCCAGCCTGCTTACCCTCATCCTGCGCCCCCACGCCTTGCCTGTGCGTCCTCTCCTGCTCATTTACACCATCACCTGGGCGCTGGAAACCATCGGCCTGATCCTCTTTTGGGGGCTGATTGGCCCCGGACTCGTCGGCGGCCTGGTCATGGGCGGCATGTTGGCCTGGGCCTACGCCACGCGGAAAGACACCTCCCCCCTCACAACACCCGCCGTGGAGGTCGCGCGATGA
- the alaS gene encoding alanine--tRNA ligase, whose translation MTVPRTSAEIRKAFLDFFEENRHTIVPSAPLPNRENPTLLFTNAGMNQFTNVFLGKEKRDYTRATSSQKCMRIQGKQNDLENVGPSPRHHTMFEMLGNFSFGDYFKEQAIDYAWLFLTEVLKLDKQRLWVTIYTDDDEAEQYWRKHTAPERILRFGKKDNFWEMGETGPCGPCSEIHYYLGPLAEQTAAGVNVDDAYLELWNLVFMQFERDDAGELHPLPRPSIDTGMGLERMAQVMQGVASNYDTDVFLPVMDRLQERLGHTDAQRAEQYVAYRVIADHGRAATFLIGDGVLPGNVGEGYVIRMIIRRAARFGRKLGFTEPFLAHVAAVLAQTMGEVYPELRLRLDHIQHALTQEEERFNRTLDSALARLDNLLAALAQQGMTEIDGETAFTLYATYGLPLEITRDVAQEHGFTVDEAAFDDARAAHAAASGAGAFGQYTMGADVYGDVLVRLVQSGRVPASGVDYDPYSGAEMESEILALLVDGRPVSVAQTGAKLEIVTAATPFYVESGGEVSDTGTILIPETGAEIHIHDTRRPVPGLIVHVGEVARGPVQEGQAVLLAVDDVRRADIRRNHTATHILHRELRAHLGTHVTQAGSLVAPDRLRFDFTHTRAMSAEEKASIERAINAAILQDMPVNIQHMKQKEAISAGAMALFGEKYGDIVRTIQITEADDGHNPYSFELCGGLHVGRTGEIGLFHFTNEEAVAAGVRRVEAVTGEGAQSFVAERLGILRQLAETLNAPIAEAMPRLEALQRDFRALQKEHEALRRRLLLARFDDLAAQARDVRGVAVLAAAVDDADQDGLRELADRLRDGRKADVVVLATVRDERPVFVAMVRKEMLGRGLHAGNLVRDVAKIVGGGGGGRPDMAQAGGKDAAKLPAALAAVPDLVARSLK comes from the coding sequence ATGACTGTACCACGGACAAGCGCCGAAATACGCAAAGCTTTTCTTGATTTCTTTGAGGAGAACCGGCACACGATTGTGCCCAGCGCGCCGCTGCCGAATCGTGAAAATCCAACGTTGCTGTTTACGAATGCCGGCATGAACCAGTTCACCAACGTCTTTCTTGGCAAAGAGAAACGTGACTACACCCGCGCCACCTCCTCCCAAAAATGTATGCGCATCCAGGGCAAGCAAAACGACCTGGAAAACGTTGGCCCCTCGCCGCGCCACCACACCATGTTCGAGATGCTCGGCAACTTCTCCTTTGGCGACTACTTCAAAGAACAGGCCATTGACTACGCCTGGCTCTTCCTCACCGAAGTGCTGAAGCTGGACAAACAACGGCTGTGGGTCACCATCTACACCGACGACGACGAAGCCGAACAGTACTGGCGCAAACACACCGCCCCCGAACGCATCCTCCGCTTTGGCAAAAAAGACAACTTCTGGGAAATGGGCGAGACCGGCCCCTGCGGTCCCTGCTCCGAGATTCACTACTACCTCGGCCCCCTGGCCGAACAAACCGCCGCCGGCGTCAACGTAGATGACGCCTACCTCGAACTGTGGAACCTGGTTTTCATGCAGTTCGAGCGCGACGACGCCGGCGAACTGCACCCCCTGCCCCGCCCCTCCATTGACACCGGCATGGGGTTGGAGCGCATGGCGCAGGTGATGCAGGGGGTTGCCAGCAACTACGACACCGACGTTTTTCTGCCCGTCATGGACCGTCTGCAAGAACGACTGGGGCACACCGACGCGCAGCGGGCGGAGCAATACGTCGCCTACCGCGTCATCGCCGACCACGGACGCGCCGCCACCTTTCTCATTGGCGATGGCGTCCTGCCCGGAAACGTGGGCGAGGGGTACGTCATCCGCATGATTATCCGCCGCGCCGCTCGCTTTGGCCGGAAACTCGGTTTTACGGAACCGTTCCTGGCGCATGTGGCGGCGGTGCTGGCGCAGACGATGGGCGAGGTTTACCCCGAATTGCGGCTGCGCCTGGACCATATCCAGCACGCGCTGACGCAGGAGGAGGAGCGATTCAACCGCACGCTCGATTCCGCGCTGGCGCGCCTGGATAACTTGCTGGCGGCGTTGGCGCAGCAGGGCATGACGGAGATTGACGGCGAAACCGCTTTTACGCTCTATGCGACGTATGGCCTGCCGCTGGAGATCACGCGGGATGTGGCTCAGGAGCATGGCTTCACCGTGGATGAGGCGGCCTTTGACGATGCGCGCGCCGCACACGCGGCGGCCAGCGGCGCGGGGGCGTTTGGGCAGTACACGATGGGCGCGGATGTGTATGGAGATGTGTTGGTGCGGTTGGTGCAGTCGGGGCGAGTGCCGGCATCTGGCGTAGATTACGACCCCTACAGTGGCGCCGAAATGGAATCAGAAATCCTGGCGCTGCTGGTCGATGGCCGGCCCGTGTCCGTCGCCCAAACAGGCGCAAAACTGGAAATCGTCACCGCCGCCACTCCCTTCTACGTCGAATCCGGCGGCGAGGTCAGCGACACCGGAACCATCCTCATCCCGGAAACGGGGGCCGAAATTCACATTCATGACACCCGACGACCCGTGCCCGGCCTCATCGTTCACGTCGGCGAAGTCGCGCGCGGACCTGTTCAGGAAGGGCAGGCCGTTCTCCTGGCCGTGGACGACGTCCGCCGCGCCGACATTCGCCGCAATCACACCGCCACCCACATCCTGCACCGCGAACTGCGGGCGCATCTGGGCACGCACGTGACGCAGGCCGGCTCGCTGGTGGCTCCCGACCGCCTGCGCTTCGACTTCACGCACACGCGCGCCATGAGCGCGGAGGAGAAAGCATCCATTGAACGGGCCATCAACGCCGCCATCTTGCAGGACATGCCCGTGAACATTCAGCATATGAAGCAGAAGGAGGCGATTTCCGCCGGCGCCATGGCTCTCTTTGGCGAGAAATACGGCGACATTGTGCGCACGATCCAGATTACGGAGGCAGACGATGGGCACAACCCGTACAGCTTTGAACTGTGTGGCGGCTTGCATGTGGGGCGCACGGGCGAGATCGGCCTATTCCATTTCACCAACGAGGAGGCCGTAGCCGCCGGCGTGCGCCGCGTGGAGGCCGTCACCGGTGAAGGGGCGCAGTCGTTTGTGGCGGAGCGGCTGGGGATTTTGCGGCAGTTGGCGGAAACGTTGAACGCGCCGATTGCTGAAGCCATGCCCCGGCTGGAGGCGTTGCAGCGGGATTTTAGGGCGCTGCAAAAGGAGCATGAGGCGCTGCGCCGCCGTCTGTTGCTGGCGCGGTTTGACGACCTGGCGGCGCAGGCGCGGGATGTGCGCGGCGTGGCCGTGCTGGCGGCGGCGGTGGACGACGCGGACCAGGATGGTTTGCGCGAACTGGCGGACCGCCTGCGCGATGGCCGCAAGGCGGATGTGGTGGTGCTGGCCACGGTGCGGGATGAGCGCCCCGTTTTTGTGGCGATGGTGCGGAAGGAGATGCTGGGGCGTGGGCTTCATGCCGGCAATCTCGTGCGCGACGTCGCCAAAATCGTAGGCGGCGGTGGCGGCGGACGCCCGGACATGGCGCAGGCGGGCGGCAAGGATGCCGCCAAACTCCCCGCGGCGCTGGCCGCCGTGCCCGACCTCGTCGCCCGCAGCCTCAAGTGA
- the crtI gene encoding phytoene desaturase, producing MGSPRDKAPVIVIGAGIGGLTAAVWLANAGIPVTILEKNSTVGGKMSQWQDHGYRWDTGPSVITMRHVIAELFTTTGRRLEDYLTLLPVEPLTRYFYPDGIVLDATRDLSRLLPQIEALDPRDGEGYLAFLAYAARLHRLTGPLFIYGEPPTWRTLTQVSPRDGLQVDAWRTMQARIERHVRSPHLRQLLGRFATYVGASPFHASSTLNVIAHVELAGGVWYPQGGIYTIAEALARLARELGVTIETGCDVREIVVRNGRAAGARLTDGRERPAAAIIANVDVTTVYQRLLPASATVSRRRAQLERIEPSCSGFVMLLGVAGQHPQLAHHNIFFSSDYRREFDDIFTRGTPPTDPTIYVAITGKTDPAHAPAGHENWFVLVNAPATGPQFDWRREAASYRDRVLARLAAHGVDVRDRIRAERLLTPVDLGKMTAAYRGALYGTGMNSVLAPFHRPHNRSKEVPGLFFVGGTTHPGGGVPMVMLSGKLAAKLARQALPMAGDGAWN from the coding sequence ATGGGTAGTCCACGCGACAAAGCTCCGGTGATTGTGATTGGCGCGGGAATTGGCGGATTGACGGCGGCGGTGTGGCTGGCGAATGCCGGCATTCCCGTCACCATCCTCGAAAAAAACAGCACCGTCGGCGGCAAAATGAGCCAGTGGCAAGACCACGGCTACCGCTGGGACACCGGCCCCTCCGTCATCACCATGCGTCACGTGATCGCCGAGCTTTTCACCACCACCGGGCGACGCCTGGAAGACTACCTCACCCTGCTGCCCGTCGAACCCCTCACCCGCTACTTCTACCCGGACGGCATCGTCCTCGATGCCACCCGCGACCTCTCCCGCCTGCTCCCGCAAATCGAAGCCCTCGACCCCCGCGATGGCGAAGGCTACCTGGCCTTCCTCGCTTACGCAGCGCGGCTCCACCGCCTCACCGGACCACTCTTCATTTATGGAGAGCCGCCCACCTGGCGCACCTTGACCCAGGTTTCCCCGCGCGATGGCCTGCAAGTGGATGCGTGGCGCACCATGCAGGCGCGGATTGAGCGGCACGTACGCTCACCGCACCTGCGCCAACTGCTGGGCCGCTTTGCCACCTACGTCGGGGCCAGCCCGTTTCACGCCTCCAGCACCCTCAACGTCATCGCCCACGTCGAATTGGCCGGCGGCGTCTGGTATCCGCAGGGAGGCATCTACACCATCGCCGAGGCGCTGGCGCGGCTGGCGCGGGAACTGGGCGTGACGATTGAAACAGGGTGCGACGTGCGCGAAATCGTTGTCCGCAATGGCCGGGCAGCAGGCGCGCGCCTGACAGACGGGCGCGAACGACCCGCCGCCGCCATCATCGCTAACGTGGATGTCACGACCGTCTACCAGCGACTGCTGCCGGCATCCGCCACTGTATCCCGACGGCGCGCGCAACTAGAAAGAATCGAACCCTCCTGCTCCGGGTTCGTCATGCTGCTCGGCGTGGCCGGGCAACACCCCCAACTGGCGCACCACAACATCTTCTTCAGCAGCGACTACCGCCGCGAGTTTGACGACATCTTCACGCGCGGCACGCCGCCGACGGACCCAACCATCTACGTCGCCATCACCGGCAAAACGGACCCCGCGCACGCGCCCGCCGGGCACGAAAACTGGTTTGTGCTGGTCAACGCGCCGGCTACCGGGCCGCAATTTGATTGGCGTCGGGAGGCCGCGTCCTACCGGGATCGGGTGCTGGCGCGGCTGGCGGCGCATGGGGTGGACGTGCGGGACCGGATTCGCGCCGAACGCCTGCTGACGCCGGTGGACCTGGGCAAGATGACGGCGGCCTATCGCGGGGCGCTGTACGGCACGGGCATGAACAGCGTGTTGGCTCCTTTCCACCGCCCACACAATCGCAGCAAGGAAGTGCCGGGCCTTTTCTTCGTCGGTGGCACGACACACCCCGGCGGCGGCGTGCCAATGGTCATGCTGTCCGGCAAACTGGCGGCAAAATTGGCGCGGCAGGCATTGCCAATGGCGGGAGACGGCGCATGGAACTGA
- a CDS encoding glycosyltransferase, with the protein MRIVSVLVLAPLLVMTLTALLNAFFWRRLGTTAAASRQPRVSVLIPARNEAAHIGETVRALRQQTYANMELLLLDDQSDDGTATAAAAAAAGDARFQVLRGRPLPAQWLGKNWACHQLAQAADGEILIFTDADVRWEPDGVAAVVAEMVATQADLLSVWPTQQTETWGERLVVPLMALAVLAYLPLPLTHHTPWPIFAAANGQCLAFRHAAYAKIGGHEAVRGSVLEDVTLARRVKGVGGRLRLADGAGLVRCRMYAGWADARRGFGKNILAGYGNSVLLLLLATIFHWAVFLLPWVWLLLGWRMNFPGWPAWPALLVGLGLLTRALTAWLTGQRPRDALLMPLSVLLMTVVAGQALWWRHQGGPRWKGRVVTDG; encoded by the coding sequence ATGAGGATCGTATCCGTTCTCGTTCTCGCGCCGCTGTTAGTGATGACGTTGACTGCGCTCCTCAACGCCTTTTTCTGGCGACGGTTGGGGACGACGGCAGCGGCTTCCCGCCAGCCGCGCGTCTCCGTCCTCATTCCCGCGCGGAACGAAGCGGCCCACATTGGGGAAACAGTGCGCGCCCTGCGGCAACAAACGTACGCGAACATGGAGCTGCTGCTGTTGGACGACCAGTCGGACGACGGCACAGCGACGGCGGCGGCAGCGGCGGCGGCGGGCGATGCTCGTTTTCAAGTGCTGCGAGGGCGGCCGCTGCCGGCACAGTGGCTGGGCAAAAATTGGGCATGTCACCAACTCGCGCAGGCGGCAGATGGCGAAATCCTCATCTTCACGGACGCAGACGTACGCTGGGAACCGGACGGCGTGGCCGCCGTCGTCGCCGAGATGGTCGCCACACAGGCCGACCTGCTCAGCGTGTGGCCCACGCAGCAGACGGAAACGTGGGGCGAGCGATTGGTCGTTCCCCTGATGGCCCTGGCGGTGCTGGCCTATTTGCCGCTGCCGCTGACGCATCATACGCCGTGGCCGATTTTCGCCGCCGCCAACGGGCAGTGCCTCGCCTTCCGCCACGCTGCCTATGCGAAAATTGGCGGTCATGAGGCCGTGCGCGGCAGTGTGCTGGAGGACGTGACCCTCGCGCGACGGGTAAAAGGCGTGGGTGGCAGGCTACGGCTGGCGGATGGGGCCGGGCTGGTGCGCTGCCGCATGTATGCCGGTTGGGCGGACGCGCGGCGCGGGTTTGGCAAGAATATCCTGGCGGGCTACGGGAACAGCGTGCTATTGCTGCTGCTGGCGACGATTTTTCACTGGGCCGTTTTCCTGCTACCCTGGGTCTGGCTCTTGTTGGGATGGCGCATGAACTTCCCCGGCTGGCCGGCATGGCCGGCGCTGTTGGTGGGTTTGGGGCTGCTGACGCGAGCGTTGACGGCCTGGCTGACAGGGCAGCGTCCGCGGGACGCGCTGCTGATGCCGCTGTCGGTGTTGTTGATGACGGTGGTTGCGGGCCAGGCGCTCTGGTGGCGGCATCAGGGCGGGCCGCGATGGAAAGGGAGGGTGGTGACCGATGGGTAG
- a CDS encoding baseplate J/gp47 family protein, with protein MQVIYLDEEDDLISVCDRLDWCGAVRVILVLPPAGRLFTETVDLVRLRRHADARRLEVALVTPDGGIRQEARAQGIPGFATVRAAERRRAWRRVRRQLLPAPGLHEDDRREVYRRQAPVPLWRRWLWRYAGILLFFTVLTGLVVGILYALPAATLVLKPRLEPIQVSRQIVADPQLDSVNFSGASVPGRRLVVTTVWRADVETTGAIEVPDAPARGRVVFANRLAEPVTVPAGTRVTATAGQLLTFQTIAPVEVPPVIGGTAEADVVAVIPGPDGNVAANAVNRIEGPLALQLEVRNLDPLDGGAMRLVRAVTEADQARLRAQVLQQLQTLAEAEMTGFLADNEFLARDSLRIVRVDEETFSYFVGEQADRLALEMRTEVQATAVDASQAVGLVYEALAAAVRPGYELVAESLTFRGGDVFGVDNQGRVSFAMIGEGYAAARLNLEGPLQVAAGQPTALALAYLDQQLPLREYPTVRIRPDWLGRFPYLPVRIRVRVDAGIPTN; from the coding sequence ATGCAGGTCATTTACCTGGACGAAGAAGACGACCTGATCTCCGTGTGCGACCGCCTCGATTGGTGCGGCGCGGTGCGCGTTATTCTCGTGCTGCCGCCGGCGGGACGGTTGTTCACGGAGACGGTGGACCTGGTGCGGCTGCGCCGCCATGCGGATGCCCGGCGCCTGGAAGTGGCCCTGGTCACGCCCGACGGCGGCATTCGTCAAGAAGCGCGGGCGCAGGGGATTCCGGGATTTGCCACTGTGCGCGCGGCGGAGCGGCGGCGGGCCTGGCGGCGCGTGCGGCGGCAGTTGCTCCCCGCGCCTGGCCTGCACGAGGATGATCGGCGGGAGGTGTACCGTCGCCAGGCGCCGGTTCCTTTGTGGCGGCGCTGGTTGTGGCGATATGCCGGCATTCTCCTCTTCTTCACCGTCCTCACCGGCCTCGTCGTCGGCATCCTTTACGCCCTCCCCGCTGCTACCCTCGTCCTCAAACCACGGCTCGAACCCATTCAGGTATCCCGGCAGATCGTCGCCGATCCCCAACTGGATAGCGTCAACTTCAGCGGCGCGTCTGTTCCCGGACGGCGGCTGGTCGTCACCACCGTCTGGCGCGCCGACGTGGAGACGACGGGCGCTATCGAAGTGCCCGATGCGCCCGCGCGTGGGCGTGTCGTCTTCGCCAATCGACTGGCGGAACCCGTTACCGTACCTGCCGGCACGCGCGTCACGGCCACCGCCGGCCAGTTGCTCACCTTCCAGACCATCGCCCCCGTGGAAGTCCCCCCCGTCATTGGCGGTACGGCGGAAGCGGACGTGGTGGCCGTCATTCCCGGCCCGGATGGCAATGTAGCCGCCAACGCCGTGAATCGTATCGAAGGTCCGCTGGCGCTGCAATTGGAGGTGCGCAACCTGGACCCGCTCGACGGCGGGGCGATGCGCCTGGTGCGCGCGGTGACGGAGGCGGACCAGGCGCGCCTGCGGGCGCAGGTGCTGCAGCAGTTGCAGACGCTTGCGGAAGCGGAAATGACCGGGTTTCTGGCGGATAACGAATTTCTGGCGCGCGATTCGTTGCGCATTGTGCGCGTGGATGAGGAGACGTTTTCGTATTTTGTGGGGGAGCAGGCGGATCGGCTGGCGCTGGAAATGCGGACGGAGGTGCAGGCGACGGCGGTGGATGCGTCGCAGGCGGTGGGGCTGGTGTATGAGGCGTTAGCGGCTGCTGTGCGTCCGGGCTACGAGTTGGTTGCCGAGTCGCTCACGTTTCGCGGCGGCGATGTGTTTGGCGTGGATAATCAGGGGCGGGTGAGTTTTGCCATGATCGGGGAGGGGTATGCGGCGGCGCGGTTGAATTTGGAGGGACCGTTACAGGTAGCGGCAGGTCAGCCCACGGCGCTGGCCCTGGCTTATCTGGATCAGCAGCTTCCGCTGCGCGAGTACCCGACGGTGCGCATTCGCCCGGACTGGTTAGGGCGGTTTCCCTATTTGCCGGTGCGTATTCGTGTGCGCGTAGATGCCGGCATCCCCACCAATTAA
- a CDS encoding ADP-ribosylglycohydrolase family protein — MNLRERYRGSLCGLAAGDAVGTTLEFTQPGQFTPVEDMAGGGPFRLRPGEWTDDTSMAMCLAASLVETGAFDPADQMQRYVRWQTEGYWSSNGVCFDIGGTVARALQRFQETGNPYSGATDRYSAGNGSLMRLSPVVLFFARQPETAIARAADSSRTTHAAPTAVDACRYMAALLLGALAGVDKPTLLGDHFTPVPGLWLRQPLVPEIAEIAAGSFKERQPPQIEGSGYVVKSLEAALWAFYHSEDFRAGCLLAANLGQDADTTAAVYGQLAGAFYGVGGIPADWHAKLARGGEIEALADALYAHAVAAV, encoded by the coding sequence ATGAACCTTCGAGAACGATATCGTGGTAGCCTGTGTGGGCTGGCCGCCGGAGATGCGGTGGGAACAACCCTGGAGTTTACGCAGCCGGGTCAGTTCACGCCGGTTGAGGACATGGCAGGCGGGGGTCCGTTCCGTTTGCGCCCCGGCGAATGGACGGATGATACGTCCATGGCCATGTGCCTGGCGGCCAGCCTGGTGGAAACGGGCGCGTTTGATCCCGCCGACCAGATGCAGCGGTATGTGCGCTGGCAAACGGAGGGGTACTGGAGCAGTAATGGCGTCTGTTTTGACATCGGGGGCACAGTGGCGCGGGCGCTACAACGCTTTCAGGAGACGGGCAATCCTTACAGCGGCGCAACGGACAGGTATAGTGCCGGCAACGGCTCTCTGATGCGCCTTTCGCCCGTGGTGCTGTTCTTCGCCCGCCAACCGGAGACGGCCATCGCTCGCGCCGCCGACAGCTCGCGCACCACCCACGCCGCCCCCACCGCCGTAGACGCCTGCCGCTATATGGCCGCGCTGCTATTGGGCGCGCTGGCCGGCGTGGACAAACCGACCCTGCTTGGCGACCACTTCACACCCGTGCCTGGTCTCTGGTTGCGGCAGCCGCTGGTTCCGGAAATCGCGGAAATCGCCGCCGGCTCCTTCAAGGAGCGGCAACCGCCGCAAATTGAGGGCAGCGGCTACGTCGTCAAGAGTCTGGAGGCCGCTTTGTGGGCGTTTTATCATAGTGAGGATTTTCGCGCGGGTTGCCTGCTGGCCGCCAATTTGGGCCAGGATGCGGATACAACCGCCGCCGTCTACGGGCAGCTTGCCGGCGCATTCTATGGCGTCGGCGGCATTCCGGCTGACTGGCACGCAAAACTGGCACGCGGCGGCGAGATTGAGGCCCTGGCGGATGCGCTCTATGCCCATGCGGTGGCCGCCGTGTAA
- a CDS encoding glycerol-3-phosphate acyltransferase: MTTLLAFVLSFLCGALPFSVWIGRLALGANIRHVGDGNPGATNVLRAGGHGWFALAAVLDYSKGVVPVSIVHFGLGWRGWPLILIAIAPILGHAFSPFLGGHGGKAVATTLGVWTGLTVWEGPTGLGLLLGIWYAIIAVDGWAVMLAYGSLLAYLLLSPPAWNLLGWRPAPVEIGLIGLLSGLTLAWKQRADLRHRPTPRPWLKARTWRIGT, encoded by the coding sequence ATGACCACGCTCTTGGCCTTTGTTCTCAGCTTCCTCTGCGGCGCGCTCCCCTTCTCCGTCTGGATCGGGCGGCTGGCCCTGGGCGCCAACATCCGCCACGTGGGGGACGGCAATCCCGGGGCCACGAATGTGTTGCGCGCCGGTGGGCACGGATGGTTCGCACTCGCCGCCGTGCTGGACTACAGCAAGGGTGTCGTCCCCGTAAGCATTGTGCATTTCGGCCTGGGTTGGCGTGGCTGGCCGCTGATCCTGATCGCTATCGCCCCTATTCTCGGCCACGCTTTCTCACCATTCCTCGGTGGGCACGGCGGCAAAGCCGTCGCCACCACCCTGGGCGTCTGGACCGGGCTGACCGTTTGGGAAGGCCCCACCGGACTGGGTCTGCTCCTCGGCATCTGGTACGCCATCATTGCCGTGGATGGTTGGGCCGTGATGCTGGCCTACGGTAGTTTGCTGGCCTACTTGCTGCTTTCCCCTCCCGCCTGGAACCTGCTCGGCTGGCGGCCCGCGCCGGTGGAAATCGGCCTGATTGGCCTCCTCAGCGGGCTTACTTTGGCCTGGAAACAGCGGGCCGACCTGCGCCATCGCCCTACGCCACGCCCGTGGCTGAAGGCGCGGACCTGGAGAATCGGCACATGA
- a CDS encoding sigma-70 family RNA polymerase sigma factor, which yields MNTAITNRNTPDRIEDELRQTMPPTGEDHRRKKRPRSRSVANRADHGRENAGTSPPPTPQDLRFGENLSSDVIDLYLGDIRNQALLSANEEVQLAQTIETGRTAAKKLKQQDISANEQARLTRLVEAGEAARERIVRSNMRLVISIAKKYRNRGLNFLDLIQEGNVGLIIATDKYDYSMGNRFSTYATWWIRQAITRALANQSRTIRLPAHWHSMLIKINRLRREWEQTEQRQPTSEELAEVLEVPPSQIDWLLKASQSPIPLEQPFGPEEDTEFGDFLEDVDSPDPAVITAQNMLSAELGELLEELPPREAEILQLRYGLHDGKFRTFREIGEMFGLSRERIRQLEHEALNKLRFAHMERGWNMI from the coding sequence ATGAATACGGCAATCACCAACCGGAACACACCTGACCGCATAGAAGATGAATTGCGGCAAACCATGCCGCCAACCGGCGAGGATCATCGGCGCAAAAAGCGGCCCAGGTCGCGTTCCGTTGCGAATCGTGCGGATCATGGGCGGGAAAATGCCGGCACTTCCCCTCCCCCAACACCGCAAGACCTGCGCTTTGGCGAAAACCTGAGCAGCGACGTGATTGACCTCTACCTGGGTGATATTCGCAACCAGGCACTGCTCAGCGCCAACGAAGAAGTGCAATTGGCCCAAACCATTGAGACAGGCCGCACCGCCGCCAAAAAGCTAAAGCAGCAAGACATTTCCGCCAACGAGCAAGCGCGCCTGACCCGGCTTGTGGAAGCAGGCGAAGCCGCGCGCGAGCGCATTGTGCGCTCCAACATGCGCCTGGTCATCAGCATTGCCAAGAAATACCGCAACCGGGGCCTGAACTTCCTGGACCTGATTCAGGAAGGAAATGTGGGCCTCATTATTGCCACGGACAAGTACGATTACAGCATGGGCAACCGCTTTAGTACCTATGCGACGTGGTGGATTCGGCAGGCGATCACCCGGGCGCTGGCAAACCAGAGCCGCACCATTCGCCTCCCCGCCCATTGGCACAGCATGTTGATCAAAATTAACCGACTGCGGCGAGAGTGGGAGCAGACGGAACAACGGCAGCCAACTTCGGAGGAACTGGCGGAAGTGTTGGAAGTACCACCGAGCCAGATTGACTGGCTGCTGAAGGCAAGCCAAAGCCCGATTCCCCTGGAGCAGCCTTTTGGTCCAGAAGAAGACACGGAGTTTGGCGACTTTCTGGAAGACGTGGATAGCCCCGATCCGGCCGTTATTACGGCGCAAAATATGCTATCCGCGGAGCTGGGCGAGCTGTTGGAGGAACTGCCGCCGCGCGAGGCGGAGATTTTGCAACTGCGCTACGGGCTGCATGACGGAAAGTTCCGCACGTTCCGCGAAATTGGGGAGATGTTTGGTCTCTCGCGGGAGCGGATCCGGCAGCTAGAACACGAGGCGCTGAACAAGCTGCGGTTCGCGCACATGGAGCGCGGCTGGAATATGATTTAG